A genome region from Chryseobacterium sp. G0186 includes the following:
- a CDS encoding PepSY-associated TM helix domain-containing protein: protein MKLKFRKIAYQLHLWLGLTSGLIVVIMAATGCILVFEEELKHIVHPNRYFVENVGREKLSLSDLTEKAQKALPEGLKVKRVQMSSDPTRTYVFRTLKMDNDALTYWGTYLYYYRVYIDPYTGKVQEVEDAKHDFFEIVLDLHRRLLLGEKIGKTITGYSTLIFAIILLSGLVIWYPRKMSKSMLKGMFFIKTSANWKRINYDVHNVLGFYAVIPLLFISYSALIWNFESIDKWVKNTLNGNTLAEKKAKSTIPTEESKTSVNILDMIDHKIKDGLPNKESAMVNFPRTEEGTYYMELTFGNKQYQNEHYNFDQYSGEILKYQSYKDKNIGYGTALKERNYDLHTGSLFGITGRIIYLLAGIIAASLPITGFIIYFNKKKKKPKKKKV from the coding sequence ATGAAGCTTAAATTTAGAAAAATTGCATATCAGCTACATCTATGGCTCGGACTCACGTCCGGGCTTATAGTTGTTATAATGGCAGCTACTGGATGTATTTTAGTATTTGAAGAAGAATTAAAACATATTGTACACCCCAACAGATATTTTGTAGAGAACGTTGGCCGAGAAAAACTGTCACTTTCAGATCTTACCGAAAAGGCACAAAAAGCGCTTCCGGAAGGTTTAAAAGTCAAAAGGGTTCAAATGTCTTCAGATCCAACCCGCACCTATGTATTTCGTACCCTTAAAATGGATAATGATGCGTTAACCTACTGGGGAACCTATCTTTATTACTATCGGGTTTATATAGACCCATACACAGGGAAGGTTCAGGAGGTAGAAGATGCAAAGCACGACTTCTTTGAAATCGTACTGGATCTTCACCGAAGGTTGCTGCTGGGAGAAAAAATAGGAAAGACCATCACAGGGTATTCTACGTTGATATTTGCCATTATACTCCTCTCGGGACTGGTGATATGGTATCCCCGAAAGATGAGTAAAAGCATGCTGAAAGGAATGTTTTTCATTAAAACTTCAGCTAACTGGAAAAGAATCAACTATGATGTTCATAATGTGCTAGGGTTTTATGCTGTAATTCCGTTACTGTTTATTTCTTACTCCGCATTGATATGGAATTTTGAAAGTATAGATAAATGGGTCAAGAATACCCTGAATGGAAATACTCTTGCAGAAAAAAAAGCAAAAAGTACAATCCCCACAGAAGAATCAAAAACTTCGGTGAATATTTTGGATATGATTGATCACAAAATAAAGGATGGATTACCCAATAAAGAATCTGCAATGGTTAACTTTCCAAGAACAGAGGAGGGAACCTACTATATGGAACTAACTTTCGGAAATAAGCAATATCAAAATGAACACTATAATTTTGATCAATATTCCGGGGAGATTCTAAAATATCAATCCTATAAAGACAAAAACATAGGATATGGTACTGCACTAAAGGAAAGAAATTACGATTTACATACTGGGAGCCTCTTCGGAATTACCGGCAGAATCATTTATCTTCTGGCAGGTATTATTGCTGCCTCACTTCCCATTACAGGTTTTATTATTTACTTCAATAAGAAAAAGAAGAAACCTAAAAAGAAAAAAGTTTAA
- a CDS encoding PLP-dependent aminotransferase family protein, translated as MDSPVKIPYESFIKIDRKSETSIYLQVANQLVNAIQRGYLPFGTKLPGTRAFSDILDVHRNTAVAIYDELCAQGWVESFPNKGTFVIGKDQEKPIKVKDFEKNNLSNYPKTTGFSFKKSNILDNPFEHSDCEFVLNDGVPDIRLTQIGQHSRFYSSILKRKSNQKGLGHYNHDGSEFFKEHLSQYLNLSRGLPISKNNLLITRSTEMSIYIVSEILLSAGDTVLVGDLSYFSVNMIFQKAGVNIVTLPIDEDGILVESVREACKKQNIRMLYLTPHHHYPTTVALSAQRRLELLELAHEYGFVILEDDYDYEFHYDKSPILPLASADTNGMVIYIGSFGKSLAPGFRTGFIVAPENLMVEMRKHLGIIDRQGDILMERTLGEMIEEGEINRYLKKSLKVYQERRDYCTLLLKENLGDCISFEKPSGGLAIWMEWNIPINLMQLSRKCAQENLFIPKTLLYQNKELTAMRLGFGDLNVDEMKKSIDILSHQVKLFV; from the coding sequence ATGGATAGTCCGGTTAAGATTCCTTATGAAAGTTTTATTAAGATTGATAGAAAATCAGAGACTTCAATCTATTTACAGGTTGCCAATCAATTGGTGAATGCCATTCAACGAGGTTATCTTCCTTTTGGAACAAAGCTTCCCGGAACAAGGGCATTCAGTGACATACTGGATGTTCACCGAAATACAGCAGTAGCTATTTATGATGAACTCTGTGCCCAAGGCTGGGTGGAAAGTTTTCCGAATAAAGGAACCTTTGTGATTGGTAAGGATCAGGAAAAACCCATCAAGGTAAAGGATTTTGAAAAAAATAATCTTTCAAATTACCCCAAAACAACAGGGTTTTCATTTAAAAAATCCAATATTCTGGATAATCCCTTTGAACATTCGGATTGTGAATTTGTACTGAATGACGGGGTGCCGGATATCAGACTTACCCAGATCGGCCAGCATTCACGGTTTTACAGTTCTATTTTGAAACGTAAATCCAACCAGAAAGGATTGGGGCATTATAATCATGACGGGAGTGAATTTTTCAAGGAACATCTGTCCCAATATCTTAATTTATCCCGAGGATTGCCTATTTCCAAGAATAATCTTCTGATTACCCGAAGCACGGAAATGAGTATTTATATTGTTTCCGAAATTCTTCTTTCTGCCGGAGATACGGTTTTGGTAGGAGATTTAAGCTATTTTTCAGTGAATATGATCTTTCAGAAAGCGGGAGTGAATATTGTCACTTTGCCGATAGATGAAGACGGTATTCTTGTAGAAAGCGTAAGGGAAGCCTGTAAAAAGCAGAACATAAGAATGCTTTATCTTACTCCACACCACCACTATCCTACTACGGTTGCTCTCAGTGCCCAACGAAGGTTAGAGCTTCTGGAACTCGCTCATGAATATGGATTTGTGATCCTTGAAGATGATTACGATTATGAGTTTCATTACGACAAAAGCCCGATTCTTCCTCTCGCCAGTGCTGATACAAACGGGATGGTAATCTATATTGGATCATTTGGAAAATCTCTGGCTCCGGGGTTCAGGACCGGATTTATTGTGGCTCCTGAAAACCTGATGGTGGAAATGAGAAAGCATCTCGGAATTATAGACAGACAGGGCGATATCCTGATGGAAAGAACCTTGGGTGAAATGATTGAGGAGGGGGAAATCAACCGTTATCTGAAAAAGTCTTTAAAGGTCTATCAGGAAAGACGCGATTATTGTACGCTTTTGCTCAAGGAAAACTTGGGCGACTGTATTTCTTTTGAAAAACCCTCAGGCGGACTCGCCATCTGGATGGAATGGAATATTCCCATTAATCTGATGCAGCTCAGCCGAAAATGTGCCCAGGAAAATCTTTTTATTCCGAAAACCCTGTTGTATCAAAATAAAGAGCTTACCGCAATGAGGCTTGGCTTCGGAGATCTGAATGTTGATGAAATGAAAAAAAGCATTGATATTCTTTCTCATCAGGTGAAACTATTTGTTTGA
- a CDS encoding aminotransferase class I/II-fold pyridoxal phosphate-dependent enzyme: MLKNTTRFQESLQKREEEGTLRRLRSRPEGIDFYSNDYLGFAGNKELQNILLKNVNDHPQMLSGSTGSRLISGNSDVVTATENCIAEKHGFSSALLFPSGYNANLALFSTLPSRHDTIIVDEQIHRSVHDACKLSNAGKVKFKHNDLSDLEDVLKRQERHSYIAIESLYSMEGDLAPIKEIVELAKQYHADVLVDEAHSLGVFGYGWVEKHGLQDQITANVVTYGKALGAHGAAILCNDVIRSYLVNFASPFIYTTSAQDFQWMSIKTGYEFMESNQQEAKRLQKNIKIFRSQGLSSPSSEVSPIQAILISDNQKLRQLQKTLSDEKFLTYAIYSPTVKEGTERLRICLHSFNTEEDIIKLTEIIREFN; encoded by the coding sequence ATGCTTAAAAATACTACCCGTTTTCAGGAATCTCTCCAAAAAAGAGAAGAGGAAGGGACATTACGGAGGCTCCGATCCCGCCCTGAGGGAATTGATTTTTACTCTAATGATTATTTGGGATTTGCAGGAAATAAGGAACTCCAAAATATTTTATTAAAAAACGTCAATGATCATCCTCAGATGCTGTCCGGAAGTACAGGCTCCAGACTGATTAGCGGGAATAGTGATGTAGTAACGGCCACAGAAAACTGTATTGCAGAAAAACACGGGTTTTCATCTGCGTTACTTTTTCCGTCCGGTTACAATGCTAATCTTGCTCTGTTTTCTACCCTTCCAAGTCGTCATGATACGATTATTGTGGATGAACAGATTCATCGTTCTGTACATGATGCCTGCAAGCTATCGAACGCCGGAAAGGTGAAGTTTAAGCACAATGATCTGAGTGATCTGGAAGATGTATTAAAAAGACAGGAAAGACATTCTTATATCGCTATAGAAAGCCTTTACTCCATGGAAGGAGATCTTGCACCCATCAAAGAAATTGTTGAATTGGCAAAGCAATACCATGCAGATGTATTGGTAGATGAAGCTCACTCATTGGGTGTTTTTGGGTATGGTTGGGTTGAAAAGCATGGATTGCAGGATCAGATTACAGCCAATGTTGTCACCTACGGAAAAGCACTGGGAGCACATGGCGCAGCTATCCTTTGTAATGATGTCATCAGGTCTTATCTGGTCAATTTTGCATCACCATTTATTTATACCACTTCCGCACAGGATTTTCAATGGATGAGCATAAAGACAGGATATGAATTTATGGAAAGTAATCAGCAAGAGGCAAAGAGACTTCAGAAAAACATTAAAATATTCCGAAGTCAGGGACTGAGTTCTCCATCTTCGGAAGTAAGTCCTATTCAGGCTATTTTAATTTCTGATAATCAAAAATTAAGGCAGCTGCAGAAAACCTTATCTGATGAAAAGTTTCTAACCTACGCAATATATAGTCCAACAGTAAAAGAAGGAACGGAAAGACTGCGAATCTGTCTTCACAGCTTCAATACAGAGGAAGACATCATAAAACTCACAGAAATTATAAGAGAATTTAATTAA
- the bioD gene encoding dethiobiotin synthase, giving the protein MKLFITGIGTEIGKTVCSAILVQYFKADYWKPIQSGDLHYTDSKKIETWTDTPACHPETYRLQLAASPHQSAREENIQINLDDFQLPETQNSLIVEGAGGLMVPLSDHTFMIDLIENLNIPTALVVRNYLGCINHTLLSIMALQQKNIKLEYLILNGNFPEDTERVLCSFIEKETKIIRIPEISPDKENITATAKQLTITKL; this is encoded by the coding sequence ATGAAACTATTTATAACAGGAATAGGAACAGAAATAGGAAAGACGGTCTGTTCCGCTATTTTAGTACAATATTTCAAAGCTGATTACTGGAAACCTATACAATCAGGCGATCTCCATTACACAGACAGCAAAAAAATAGAAACCTGGACAGACACTCCCGCATGTCATCCGGAAACCTACCGCCTACAGCTGGCCGCATCCCCACATCAGTCTGCCAGAGAGGAAAACATACAGATCAACCTTGATGATTTTCAATTACCGGAAACTCAGAATTCTTTAATTGTAGAAGGAGCCGGAGGGCTTATGGTTCCACTTTCGGACCATACTTTCATGATCGATTTGATAGAGAATCTAAACATTCCGACAGCACTTGTAGTCAGGAATTATCTGGGCTGCATCAATCATACTTTACTTTCCATCATGGCATTACAGCAAAAGAACATTAAGCTTGAATACCTGATTTTGAATGGAAATTTTCCTGAAGATACGGAAAGAGTACTGTGTAGTTTCATCGAAAAAGAAACAAAAATAATCAGAATCCCTGAGATCAGTCCTGATAAAGAAAATATTACCGCTACAGCAAAACAATTAACGATAACAAAATTATGA
- the bioB gene encoding biotin synthase BioB, translating into MDKKTEIRNNWTKEEIEEIYHLPLMELIYKAATVHREWHDPSEVQISTLLSIKTGGCPEDCSYCGQAARYHTNIKVQALLPTETVIAHAQKAKDSGSSRFCMAAAWREVRNNRDFDRVIDMVKGVNELGLEVCCTLGMLTEDQAIRLQEAGLYAYNHNLDTSEQYYEEIISTRTFDNRINTINNVRKAGITVCSGGIIGLGETHRDRISMLLTLATMPKHPESVPINALARVEGTPLEDNEKVDAWEMVRIIATARIVMPSSMVRLSAGRIEMNETEQAWCFMAGANSIFTGERETLLVTPNPGVSEDMQMLETLGLRPMLKKETCC; encoded by the coding sequence ATGGATAAAAAAACAGAAATTAGAAACAACTGGACGAAAGAAGAGATTGAAGAAATTTATCACTTGCCTTTAATGGAACTAATTTATAAAGCAGCAACCGTACACCGTGAATGGCATGATCCATCTGAAGTACAGATATCCACCTTACTTTCTATTAAAACCGGAGGCTGCCCAGAAGACTGCTCTTATTGCGGACAGGCAGCACGTTACCATACCAATATTAAGGTACAGGCCTTATTACCTACTGAAACTGTTATTGCCCATGCTCAAAAAGCGAAAGACAGCGGCTCTTCAAGATTCTGTATGGCAGCAGCCTGGCGTGAAGTCCGTAATAACCGTGACTTCGACAGAGTAATCGATATGGTAAAAGGAGTTAACGAACTTGGATTGGAAGTTTGCTGTACACTGGGAATGCTTACCGAAGATCAGGCGATCAGGCTTCAGGAGGCAGGTTTATATGCCTATAATCATAATCTTGATACTTCAGAACAATATTACGAGGAGATTATCTCAACAAGAACCTTTGACAACAGAATTAATACCATTAATAATGTAAGAAAGGCAGGAATTACAGTATGTTCCGGAGGAATTATCGGGTTGGGGGAAACTCACAGAGACAGAATCTCTATGCTGTTGACCTTGGCGACGATGCCGAAACACCCGGAATCAGTGCCTATTAATGCATTAGCAAGAGTTGAAGGAACTCCTTTAGAAGATAATGAAAAAGTAGATGCCTGGGAAATGGTAAGAATAATTGCCACAGCAAGAATTGTGATGCCCTCTTCTATGGTAAGATTAAGTGCCGGACGTATAGAAATGAATGAAACAGAACAGGCGTGGTGTTTTATGGCAGGAGCCAATTCTATTTTCACCGGAGAAAGAGAGACCTTACTGGTAACCCCTAATCCGGGAGTATCCGAAGATATGCAGATGCTGGAAACACTTGGTCTTAGACCAATGCTTAAAAAGGAAACCTGCTGCTAG
- the bioA gene encoding adenosylmethionine--8-amino-7-oxononanoate transaminase, with protein MNTTIQQPSLTQRDKAVNWHPYTQMKTADNAIPIVKGEGIYLFDNEGKKYMDVVSSWWVTLHGHSHPYIAQRIFEQLTTLEQVIFAGFTHEPAIQLSENLLQLLPVNQKKVFYSDNGSTAVEVALKMCIQYAHNQENKKTKILAFKNAYHGDTFGAMSVSGKSFWTKPFESMLFEVIFIDTPNAGNLNDLQSQIRELADEVACFIYEPLVQGAAGMLMYDPEDLSNLMKYCRELGILMIQDEVFTGFGRTGKLFAANYLTEQPDIMCFSKGLTGGTIPMGITTCSNEIYNAFWSDDKHKTLFHGHSFTANPLACTASLASMELLLKENTQMNINRITQQHSEFIKSLIVHPQVENARQVGTILAFDFKTGHGTSYFNEIGKKLYNDFLQRGIIMRPLGNVIYLVPPYCITSEELDFVYQNIMEVLDQFNE; from the coding sequence ATGAATACAACAATACAACAGCCCAGCCTTACCCAAAGAGACAAAGCTGTCAACTGGCACCCTTACACCCAAATGAAAACGGCAGACAATGCCATTCCCATTGTGAAAGGTGAGGGAATTTACCTATTTGATAATGAGGGCAAAAAATATATGGACGTCGTTTCATCATGGTGGGTAACATTGCATGGGCATTCTCATCCTTATATTGCTCAACGTATATTTGAACAGCTTACAACCCTTGAACAGGTTATTTTTGCCGGATTTACCCACGAACCAGCCATACAGCTTTCGGAAAACCTGCTACAACTTCTTCCTGTCAACCAGAAGAAGGTTTTCTATTCTGATAATGGATCTACGGCAGTAGAAGTAGCCCTGAAAATGTGTATTCAATATGCACATAATCAGGAAAATAAAAAGACCAAGATTCTCGCCTTTAAAAATGCCTATCACGGAGATACCTTTGGAGCCATGTCTGTAAGCGGAAAAAGCTTTTGGACAAAACCCTTTGAAAGTATGTTATTTGAAGTTATTTTCATTGACACTCCTAATGCCGGAAATCTGAACGATTTACAATCACAGATCAGAGAGCTGGCAGATGAGGTGGCATGCTTTATTTATGAGCCATTGGTTCAGGGAGCTGCAGGAATGTTGATGTATGATCCTGAAGACCTGAGCAACTTGATGAAATATTGCAGAGAGCTGGGAATTCTTATGATCCAGGATGAGGTTTTTACAGGATTTGGAAGAACCGGAAAGTTATTTGCTGCCAATTACCTTACCGAACAACCTGACATCATGTGTTTTTCAAAGGGACTAACAGGAGGTACCATACCGATGGGAATTACTACATGTTCCAATGAAATCTATAATGCCTTTTGGTCCGATGATAAACATAAAACTTTATTCCACGGACATTCTTTTACGGCTAATCCTTTAGCCTGTACTGCTTCATTGGCAAGTATGGAATTATTACTTAAAGAAAATACCCAAATGAATATTAACCGTATCACACAGCAACATTCAGAGTTTATAAAGTCATTGATTGTTCACCCTCAGGTAGAAAATGCCCGCCAGGTAGGAACCATTTTAGCTTTTGATTTTAAAACAGGACACGGAACATCCTATTTTAACGAGATAGGAAAAAAGCTTTATAATGACTTTCTACAGAGAGGAATCATTATGAGGCCATTGGGAAATGTAATCTATTTGGTGCCGCCTTATTGTATTACATCCGAAGAACTGGATTTTGTATATCAAAATATTATGGAAGTTTTGGATCAGTTTAACGAATAA